The Rhinolophus ferrumequinum isolate MPI-CBG mRhiFer1 chromosome 6, mRhiFer1_v1.p, whole genome shotgun sequence genome has a window encoding:
- the ISLR gene encoding immunoglobulin superfamily containing leucine-rich repeat protein, producing the protein MQELHLLCWAVLLGLGQACPGPCDCREKCGFQIIDCSYRDLEAVPPGFPANVTTLSLSANRLLHLPEGAFREVPQLQSLWLAHNEIRTVAAGALASLGQLKNLDLSHNLISDFAWNDLHNLSALQLLKMDSNELTFVPRDAFRSLRALRSLQLNHNRLHTLAEGTFVPLTLLSHLQINDNPFDCTCGIMWFKTWALTTTTVSISEQDKITCASPHLLKGTPLNRLLPLPCSAPLVQLTYQPSQDGAELQPGFVLALHCDVEGQPAPQLHWHIQTPGGTVEIASPNVGADGRALPGSPAASSWPRFQAFANGSLLIPDFGKLEEGTYSCLATNELGSAESSVNVALATPGQGGEDALGRRFRDKAAKGTGCYTVDNEVRPPGPEDDVVIIYLGRTKGPQAAAVGHRAAGQQSVRLLLLGQSLLLLFLTSF; encoded by the coding sequence ATGCAGGAGCTGCATCTGCTGTGCTGGGCGGTCCTCCtgggcctgggccaggcctgccctgggccctgcgACTGTAGGGAAAAGTGTGGCTTCCAGATCATCGACTGTTCCTACCGTGACCTGGAGGCTGTGCCGCCCGGCTTCCCGGCCAATGTGACCACACTGAGCCTGTCGGCCAACCGGCTGCTCCACTTGCCGGAGGGCGCCTTCAGGGAGGTACCCCAGCTGCAGTCGCTGTGGCTGGCACACAACGAGATCCGAACGGTGGCCGCCGGCGCCCTGGCCTCTCTGGGCCAGCTCAAGAACCTGGACCTCAGCCACAACCTCATCTCTGACTTTGCCTGGAATGACCTGCACAACCTCAGCGCCCTCCAGTTGCTCAAGATGGACAGCAACGAGCTGACCTTCGTCCCTCGCGATGCCTTCCGCAGCCTGCGTGCCCTGCGCTCGCTGCAGCTCAACCACAACCGCTTGCACACGCTGGCCGAGGGCACCTTCGTGCCGCTCACCTTGCTGTCCCACCTGCAGATCAACGACAACCCTTTCGACTGTACGTGCGGCATCATGTGGTTCAAAACGTGGGCCCTGACCACGACGACTGTGTCCATCTCAGAGCAGGACAAAATCACCTGCGCATCGCCCCACCTGCTCAAGGGCACACCGCTGAACCGCCTGCTGCCACTGCCGTGCTCGGCGCCGCTGGTGCAGCTCACCTACCAGCCCAGCCAGGACGGTGCTGAGCTGCAACCTGGCTTCGTGCTGGCGCTCCACTGTGACGTGGAGGGGCAGCCGGCGCCCCAGCTTCACTGGCACATCCAGACGCCTGGCGGCACGGTGGAGATCGCCAGCCCCAACGTGGGTGCCGATGGGCGTGCCCTGCCTGGCTCTCCGGCAGCCAGCAGCTGGCCGCGTTTCCAAGCCTTTGCCAACGGCAGCCTGCTCATCCCCGACTTTGGCAAGCTGGAGGAAGGCACCTACAGCTGCCTGGCCACCAACGAGCTGGGCAGTGCGGAGAGCTCAGTGAACGTGGCACTGGCCACGCCGGGCCAGGGTGGTGAGGACGCCCTGGGACGCAGGTTCCGCGACAAAGCGGCCAAGGGCACGGGCTGCTATACAGTGGACAACGAGGTACGGCCGCCAGGCCCCGAGGACGACGTGGTCATCATCTATCTCGGCCGGACCAAGGGCCCGCAGGCGGCAGCCGTGGGGCACCGGGCGGCAGGGCAGCAGTCCGTGCGCCTGCTCCTGCTGGGCCAGagcctcctgctcctcttcctcaccTCCTTCTAG